ACAAGCGGCCGAATTTTCCTGTCGAATTCAAGCGGGAGTTGGTGGAGCAGACGCTCGAGCCAGGGGCATCGGTAGCATTGATAGCCCGGCAGAGCGATGTCAACGCGAATCTGCTGTTCAAATGGCGGCGCCTATATCTGGCTGGGGCGTACGGTCCACCATCGGTTGTCGAGCAGCGGAACCCGGAGCCGGACAGCACAGCGTCCTTGCTGCCAGTCAGCGTTATTGCCGAGATGCCTGTGCCGGCGGTGAA
The sequence above is drawn from the Cupriavidus sp. D39 genome and encodes:
- the tnpA gene encoding IS66-like element accessory protein TnpA, with amino-acid sequence MVGTKVDKTLSGRVAGGRYKRPNFPVEFKRELVEQTLEPGASVALIARQSDVNANLLFKWRRLYLAGAYGPPSVVEQRNPEPDSTASLLPVSVIAEMPVPAVNAPIREATPGPENSCEVEFDRALLRIRGDVPAAVLRLLIRELSR